CCTTTAATGGACTTCACTTGAAGTGTAACTTTGTTTTCATTGTAGCCACTAGCATATATTCTCCATCCACATTTATTTGGACATATAGCCACAGCTTTATCTTTGTCATTCTTAGTGAAGGTAACTTCAAACCCATTCAAAATTGAATACATTCTAACTGCAGCTCTAAAATCATAAATGTTGGTTGAAAATTCTGCCCACAGTCAACTCAGGATTTTTTAGATCTCTTTCCATGTTAAACTCAGGAAATTCATGCTCCATGGCTTCATCATTTGAATCATAAACTGGTTTAAGTATTTCATCATCACTAACATCTTCATTATCGACcagttttcctttcactttggAGTTAAGGTATGCATTATATTCTTCACTAATCAATTCCACATACTTAGCATAATCAGGTTGTTTTAGGTGACAATCTACTTCACCAACATCCCTCTCTACATCATCTATAGGGTCACATGCATCATTTAAATCATCCCCATCTAGGAAAAAATCAAAGTCAGAGTCATATTCAACTTCCCTACAACCATCCCCATCACCTTCCTGTGAAGCATCTGAAGTATCATTTTCGGCCTCATCATTTTGGGGTTGTTCAGCATTAGGATTTAGATTTTGTTCACCATCAACCTCAATATTATCTTCTACCACAATTTCATCAGCATGCAAATCTTCTTCAGGGATCTCACCAACATAAAGTTGTATGATCCTTTGAGTTCGATTTGTCACAAATATTTCTAGAACTATCTGATCACTATTTAATAGTTTAAGACCAACCTGAAGGTCAAGATTCCCAACTCTGTAGTACACTGATGTTTCATGTAGAATTCCAGCGTCTTCAAAAGCATCTCTTAACTCAAAAATTGACATCAAATCAGGGTCAACATCATCAAAATTAGCAACTTCTCCTCCCCCCCACATACTGTAAATTTGAGACATGGGCAAAATGGCCTCCATAGTGAATCTCTAAAACATAGGTTTTAAAATCCAATTTCTATAATCACACAAAGGCAACTTTTTTAGTGCATGCATAGGTAATACAGAGCATGCATATTTTATTGtcccacaaaaaaaaatcctagtttGTCTATCTAACACCaaccaaaataaacaaataatccaacaaattaataattaaaaagacaaaaattgataaaaacaCATCGTTTTCATCCTAACCCAACAATGACATAGCATATCTTCAAGGGACCACACCAACAgatgattcaaacaaataattgtctacCACATTAAAGGCCATAAAGCCACTAAAAAAGCCCATACCGTTGTTTCTGTGCAATACAATTGgttaaaaactagaaatttcTAAAATCGAGAAAAAATTGCAAAATCAAACCTTAAGGGATGCCCAAGCTCTCACAATCTACTTTCACaatcttcaaattcaattcTGCCGTCTGCTAACAAGTTCATTGATTGCCCCTTTTTTCCATTCAAGATGCTGGTGAATTTTCAAGTTTTTTAATGGAGGTTTTGCTAAGGATTCAGCCAAAGGAAAAACTGGGTGACTGACAATGGCAAAAAGGAACAGAGGGTGACCGACAATGAAAAAAGGGAACCTTTTGTCTGTTCTCTTTTGTcttccctaatttttttttttttgtctcatgCCAGATAGAGGGAAATTTCCCTCCATTATTCTAgggtaattttggaaacttgtatTTCATAAATCCAGAGATATGAGTATTTTTGGTTGTTCATTATTTTCATAAGGATATTACTATCTTTTCAATATTCTGTTTATCTCCATTAGAGTTGACCGTTAGTCGTTGGGATAAACTGAGGAAAAATAAACATTGGGGGGTAAAATGAGAAACGACCTATATTTAAAGGGGATAAAATGCGATTAACCCTATTTTCAATCATCCGCGTTGAAATCGCTCTCCCGCCACTCTCCAGCTCTCTGCTATCAGAAAACTCTGTGGAAATGCTCTGtgattttttccttcttgttttctaacttttctttgtttgtttAAGCTGTGTGAATTTATTCAGAGTTTTTGTTGAAATCTTGTGTTTGTTTTGTGTCTAGAGCTGAGTATAAAATGGGTCCTGGAACGGAAGTTAGCCTCAGCAGAGTAATGGTGTTCTAAGTCGTGCCCGAAAGGTGTTTGAAAAAATGCTCAATTGGCAAACCGTTGGTTTATGTGTGAAGAAATGGTCCTCCAAAAACTTGTACTGGGCTGATATTGGGATCCATTTTGGGTAAACAGAAGCAGAGGCTGGAATGGTGGTTTCTACATGAAACTGGGGAAAGCAAGCAAACACAGTGGCAGAAATTTGGGCTATAATGCAGGAAATGAAGCTGGCTTGGGAGAAGGGGTTCAGGAAAATCTTCATAGAATCAGACTCACAAACTGGAATGAGATTAATTGACGAAGTGCTTATTAATAGTCCACATGTCAACCAAATCAGATTGGCCAGGAGTTGGGTAAGTCAAGGCTGGGATTGCAGACTCAATCATGCATGGAGGAGTGCAACATGTGCAAGGACAACCTTGCTAAACTCAGCCTGGGAGCACTGCTGGAGGTGACTGTCCTGGAGaacccaaccccccccccccgggggggggggggggggggtctTTGCATAGCTTATTAGGATTTGATGTAATTAGTGTAGCAACACCACGTGTAGCTGCGGTGTAGATGGGTTCAAACCAGCCTTTTgaccaaaagaaaaatggaagcaGAGGCTCCTAATATGAAAGTTTGCCAACATACAACTGTTGTAGCTGTTCTTTTGATTGTTTATGGTCAATATTGCTAGTATGTTGTGAACCCATCAATGTAGGATGGGGTTTGCTGTGATCTAATAACGGTACCGTATTAGAGAAGTAGGAAGACTTTTTGTGGGTGGGGTGTTAGGTGATGGGGATCATGGAGTGGTGTGGGGAGATGGGGCATCAAGGAGAGAAAGAGGTGTGTGGGGAGAGATGTTACCTCTTGATTTTCCATCCAAGTAGAAGAACAAAAAATGTAATCTTTTGCTCAGTTTCTACTGCTagtaataaataaatagatattaCTTGATGCTTTCTTATGCTTTTCTACACTACTAGTCTCTGTAACTCCCTGTTGAACCCAGCATTTCATTCAGTtatcagccaaaaaaaaaaaaagaatgttgTTTGAAGTTAACAATCAAAATTTAAGAGATTCTTTGCTTCTATAAAATTCTAAACTTGTTGGTATTTCATTGAATTTCTGCAGTCTTTAATTCTAGGTGAACTCAGATGATCAATGGACTTCAGTTTTAAGCTTCTCAAGCAATATTTTCCTACTTGAGGCACACCAGATAAACACGCATGCACACAGAGATGTATTCATGTGCTTTCTGTCAAGTTCTTTTTGTTTTAATGACTAAAATTCTGTTATGGGTTTCTGGATTTATGattttagagagagagagagagagagagagatgtatTAATGCGTTTTCAATCAAGTTCTTTTATCTTAGAATTGTTAAATCCATTAATGTATTTCTGAAAATTTATGCTTCTGGTCTATTTTTATTTTGCTTGATATGTTAGTTGCTTGACCTCACATATTTACCAGTTAGTTTTATCTGCATAACTAAAAAGTGCTgacatcattttcttttacatttttgttttttaagaagaaaggaagattGAGAAGATGAAATGATGCCCTGCCTTGATGTTCCTTCTTTTTTAGTctattttcaacttttttttttgtattttatttatcTTGGTTTTTCTTTGTATTTAGTTTGCACATTTGAAGATATTGAAATAATTATGATTTTGTTTCTGTTAAGTTCTCTAGTGTTACACCAAAAGTTGTTTCTGTATAAAGTACATCATAAGTTCTTTTCTTTATCCAAATCAGAGGTAACATCGGACTAGTGTTACTGGAAGTCTCTGGTGTCATTAGTGTGCACTTTTAAGGAGTTAAACTTGTAAAGATATGCTTACTACGGGTTTTTGTTGTCTCTTCTATTTTAGAGCGTGCCAATATACGGTTACCTTATCTATGCATGTGATATGGTTGTGTTTTATAAAGAAGAGGTGGCTACATTTATGATATTTCTGCTATTTCTGGCGTTTTGGTATTCGGTTAACTTATGTATAAGATATGGTTGCCTTTTATATATAAGATGTGGCTATGTTTATGATGTTTCATGTTGCTAAATGCAAATGCCCAAGCATGGCCAGTATTTGCATATAGAGGTTTAATTGAGCTAAGTTAATTGATCCCAAAGTTGGATTGCATCGAGCTCCTAAAGTTGGGCTAAAGTTTGATTAATAAGATTTTTAACCTACACGAGGTCAACCTCACTAATCTCGAATACAAGTCAAGGTTGATGGAGTCTGAGTTCAAGCCCAATCGAGCTCAAGTAGTATGGATTATTAACTTTTAGATTGGcatcaaaataataaaactagctcaactcaaaTGCCCCTCATACTTGATTCTAGCATGACTTGAGCTTTGTCAATGCTAAGTCAAGTTGAGCTGCTGACAAAACTGCTTGCGCGTTGTTTGTGAGCAAGTTGGTTCGACTGTCCCCATTTTGGACATGGGTAGGTTTATTAGGATTTTATTGTTTAGCAGTTATTAGTGTTCAAGATGCTATTTTATTATGTCTACTGCAGTAGTAGCATTTAAGACACAGTTGAAAATTTTAACTTATTTTCACCTTCATAAACTCTTTTAGTCCATGTATGGTTGCTTTAGACTAAGCTGTGTAGGTTTTTAACATTATCTTGGTTTCAAATCTTGTCGGAACTCTTTGTAGCTGATAATCTGTAAACACATTTATATTCTTTGAAGCAGCTATCCTATCCTTGTTGCTTCTGGTCGTTTTTTGAAGTCAAATGTTGCTAGGGCAATTAGTAATTAACAATGTACTGCCTGGATAATTGAAGATTGATTGAACTGAATGAAGTATATGTTGCTTTTTGCTTGTAGCTTTTAAGCCCGTTGAGTAGTGTCTTATCATAGTTGCACTAGCAGTTTTGTATCCAAGAAGCAGACTTCCGTTCATATGGATGTTGCAGCCAATTAGAAGTTCTATTTCCAGTGATGAATCTTCTTTTGATCTCTTACCTTTTGTTAAAACAGATACCTCATGTGTGCTCTTAGGTTTTCCTGTAATGCTTAAATGAACTACTCCTCAACTATGTCAATGCCGTTCCTCGTTTTAATCCTAGAGGCCTTGTTCTATCCACAAACCTTCCTGAAGCTCCAAAGGGCAGCGCAATaccttttttcttaaaaattgttTGGAGACTGGACaagcatttttgtttttcttgatttACTGTGCCATTGGTTTTGGGTTTCTAGGGTATTTACACAATGAAATTTGTATCAATTTGGGTTTATATGGTCCAGATATTTATTATAATTCATGAAATCCTTGATTAAGGGTTTATTCTTGTATCATGTAATTGAAGATGCTCTGACACTTCGATGGTTGGAGTCCTTAAATATTCCTTTGCACAAGAGTTATCTTCTTACCATGCATTAGGTTTGTAATGTTGATAATATCAGTCAGAGTACTTGTAAGGTTTTGCAGATGTAACCAACCATGCTTGTTTCTGTGACTTAGTATCTCTTGGATATTTTGTGCTCCTTTGCTAATGTTACGACCTATCTAAGTTGTGATCACTTGATATACAATGTCCTTCTGTGTGAATTCTGTTCTGTGTGTCTCAGTATCCAAAATGTTGGTCAAATGATTCCTTTAGATGCTTATCTCTTTGTTCATGAGATTTGATCAGCCTGCATATGACTAGGTAGGTGTACATACTGCTGATAAATTAGATATGGGTTAGCCGATTTTTGGAGTTACAACATTGGTGGTATGGGGGTTCCCTGGTTCATTCTACTTTGTGATTAGCTCCTAAGGTTGTCTTGCACAAATCTGAAAATGTGCTACGGTATTTTGGAATCTATGATATAGTATGGTGCAGATTGTTTACCTTCTTGGAGTATAGCAGTTCATTTGGTGGATCTCTCTTTTGGATCACTCTGTAACTGGTCATTTTTTCATGCTTGATgagcttttattttattttttctttcaagtttATGCCTTTTGGATATGCAGCAATTGTTGCAGTTTATAAAGTCATCCATTGGATGTCTTGGACTTGCCAATCAGCAAGGACATAATTGCAATTGCTAAGTGGTATCAGGTTTGTTTAGTGCAGTTCATGTGAATATATAGACCTGCTTATCTTTTAGTGCTATAATGCCTAAGTCAAGAAGTCTCAGATGGCATAGCATATTCATTAACAGATCTGGAGGAATTTTAATTGCTACAACAAAATTGTATATTCACCCAGTCATTACTCTCCATCTTTTTGTCTATTGAATTTGCTATTTGGTAATAAGAGCCCTTGCTTTTTAAACTTTGCCTGAATTTATTACAAAAGAATTGTTTAACCTACCATTGGATTGTTATTTCCTTTCCTCGCTGAATTTGTCGAAACCAAACATGATATTGCTGGTGGGGTCcgttgtttgtttggattacaAGGATATAGTATGACATGTATCATACTCACTGTTGTCAATTGTAATCATTATTTCGTAACCGTCCTTAACCTTTTGAATAGTGCTTGCTAGAGGAGCAAGCTAAAGTTTTTTCTTGTTGCGTTGGTTGTTTGGATTACAGGGATATAGTTTGACATGTATCTTTTTCACCGTGTTTTATTTGTCATGATTATTTCATAACCGTCCTTAACTATTTGACTAGTGCTTGCTAGAGGAGCACTCTAAAGTTTTTTCATGTTGAGGTGGAAGACTTTTAGAGTGGCCCTGGACGGAAAACGGCTGTATAACCAAGAGTCCTCCCTCTTTGAATCGCTTACGTATTTCCTTCTCTTGAGGCTCTTTCGTCTCTCGCGTCAGTTCATGAGGTAAAAACTACCCTTTTGCtgcttctcttttttcttctaaatGATTTGATTGTTCTATCTGTCTTCCTTGTTTTCTTTAGATTTCCTTGTTCCTTTTGGTGTAGATTTGTTTCCATTTGATGTGAGTCTTCTTGATTTTATATGTTGATTTCTTTTTCCGgtgtgattttttatttttgattttatctGCGGGAGGGAGGGGAGGGcgggagggagggagagagagagagagagatttgtTTCCATTTGATGCGAATATTATTGATTTTATATGCTGATTTCTTTTTCTGGcgtgattttttatttttgattctatgtgtgtgtgtgtgtgtgtgtgtgtgtgagagagagagagagagagagagagagagagatggaggGAGGCACGAACAGGGGAGAATCAGAGAGAGTACTTATCCTCCCATGAGTTGTGGTCCtagtgagagagagagggggatTTATCTACAGTTATGCTCTCATGATGTGGTGATACCACATTGATGGGATTAAGTTTTGTCTAATTTTTACTCATCCTTCTccttcatttcctttctttccttcctttccAATTCTGCATCTGAATATTTTTGCTCCAGTCTACTATGCAGGATGCAGTGAGACCTGTATAAAAGTTTTATTGAGGTGCAGGACATTCCTGCTGAAATCCTAGTGGCATCAACCATTTTCTTATTAATTTAGCACTTGTAACATGTCTGTGCTTATGCTTCTTGTTCACCCTCCTTTGGGAAGTTGGGGAAGGAGTTAGCAGGCTTCAGTGACTTGAGACTCTTCTGTGCAATGAAATACTGCCTTTTTAAGTTACGGGGTGAATTGCATAAGATACCAATCTGGTCAAATGGAGCTCGAAATTGTCAATCTAGCACAATGCTTTCATATCAAGATATTACTGAAGTTAGACATGCCCCTTTATTGGTTGTTGAAGAGCCAGAACAGTTGAAGATTAATGCTCAATCtggtttttaatttttcaaacctgGATATTAGATTTGTCTCCATCTAGTGTCGTTGTACTGCTCCTTAAGCTCACTGTTCTGTATTTGTCATTTTTTTGGGAAAGAGTTTCTGTTTCTTTTCTAGGTTTTTCTGGGTCTTGAACTGTTTTGGATACCAAGACATTCTCTGTCTAAGCATATTAACATTTTGAGAGAAATTGTAAATGCCACCATacaggaaaaaaggaaaagttacAAAGACTGACTCACCCAATCTTGTGTAGTGTCTTGGAAGCTGCCTTGCTACAAAGAGACCTGTGAGAATAATTCTATTATAAAAGAACAGGGAAATAAGCTTTGCCAGATGAGTTAACAAAATGTTGCTTAAATAAGTAAATTAGTAGGAGTTGCAATTACAGCTTTCGGCAATAGCTCCTGTATCCCTACTTTCTCTCTTTCTGGAGATAAGTTTTGTTTCTGTTGTGAAGGATCATTAATAATTTCTGTTTTTCCTTAAGTGTTTTGAGAAAATGAGGTAGAAAGGACTGACAAATACTCTGTCACTGAGTAATGATTGGACATATGATTGCTTTTGACTTAATACAAAGTTGTAGAGCTTGGTAGAGCAAAATTGGAGTAGAGTCCCCTTATTGATGTGCCATATTaagcctttctttttcttgccaAATGAGTCTATAAATGGCTAGAACAGAGTCTGTTGTTTTAAGTGTTCTAGTTGATCAATGTTCATTCATGTAACAAAGCTCTTTCAGAAGTTTGCTTTCTGCGATCCTTGTTGCTTCTTACACATCACATTTTCTCCGTGTTCTCATAAAGGAAATGGTTAGCGAACTTTTTAAGACTAAAAAATTTGAGAATGCATTTTGTTACTTGTAACTAAACTTTTGTAATCAATTAAGGATTCAAATTAATGTAAACATTTTGTtcatgttttaatttctttataTGTGCTTAATTTCTCTAGGACTCCTTGTctttctcatttttgtcttgAACTGTTTGTTGCTTTGCTTTATACCTCACCAACAACTTTATTTGAACAAGATGAGCATGTCTTTATGTTCTAAGTTGCCATTTTTCTAATTTATATGATGATATACTTTAACTAAATCTCTCTTGGTCTTGGTTGTATATGTAGGTAAACCATGCTAACATACTCAACCAGCACATTGGAAGAGATTCAGGCCTAGGACTTTATCGTATATTACAACTTCTATTCATTGTTCCCAAGAAAGTTCTGTCAATTGGAATTCTACTTCAAGTGGAGTATATACTTCATAAAACCAACATTTTAGGGGGCAAGTGGAGTAGTAAGTTGAAAGCCGCTTTTGTTTTGAGATCTTTGCTAATTGGGGAATTTGTGCGTGTCAGGGGTTTACATAAAACCAAGATAATGGCTTCAGATGACTTTTGCTTTAGAGTTCAAGACCATGGCACTGCTCTTACAGAGAAGAAAAACCGAGTTAGGTGCAATCATTGTGGAAAAGAAATCAGCGGGTTTAGTCGCCTTAAATGCCACCTAGCAGGATTCCGGCTTAATGTAGCTTCTTGTTTGCAAGTTCCTCCTAATATTAGGGAAGCATTCTACAATCAAATaactgaaaagaaaagagggaatctTAGTCAGGAAGTGGGGGAGCATTGTTCCTCTAATATTCCTTCAAGAAGAGATATGTTGCTTCTTACAGATTCTGCTAAGTCTTGTGATCCAGAGCTTACTCGAGCTTCCAGCATGGGAAGCGAAAAAAGGCTGAAGATTGGATCCTCTTCAGGAAACCATGGAACAGTGTCAGTTGCTCTTACCAAGGCCAGGCTTGATTCTCAATCAGCTGTGAGTACCCAAGTTTTCTCTGATAGGGAATTCCAGAAGAAGGTTGGTAGATTCTTTTACGAAGCAGGAATTGAGCTGGATGCTGTTACATGTCCTAGCTTTCGGATGATGCTGAATGCCCACTTTGGTTCTGAAGATATAGCTTACCCAATTCCTAGCTGTGAGGATTTAAGTGGGTGGATTCTTCGGGAATTAGTGGAAGAGATGGAGCTGTATGTGAGAGAGATTAAAAGCTCGTGGTCAAGCACAGGTTGCAGCATCCTATTGGATGGGTGGGAAGACTTGACAGGTCGCAGACTTGTGAATGTTCTGGTGGCCTGCCCAAAAGGCACAGTTTATCTTCGATCAGCAGACATCTCTGGGTTTGATCAGGAGATTGGTTGCATGTTGGGGTTCCTTGATGATGTTCTCAAGGAAGTTGACGTTCAAAATGTAGTACAGATCATCACTTGCTCCACTTCATCTTGGATGAAGACTGTTGGCCAGCAGGTGATGGAAAAATATAAGACGGTTTTTTGGACAGTTTGTGCATTGCATTGTTTAGAACTTACGTTGAAGAAAATGGGAGCAATTGATGCAGTTAAAGCAACACTGGATAAAGCAAAATCAATCACAAGATTTGTACACAGCGATGCTACTATTCTAAAAGTTCTCAGAGATCACACTTCGGCCAAGTACCTGGTTAGGCCATCCAAGTTCAAGTTAACAGAGCCTTTCTTAACTCTGGAGAACTTGCTATTTTTACAAGAGAAGTTGCAGCAGATGTTTCTTTCGACTGCTTGGAAGACCTCGAGATATGCTTCCTCAGTGGAAGGGAAAAGAGTGGCTGAACTGTTGGCTGATAGCTCTTTTTGGACTGGAGTGGAAATGGCAGTTAAGGCGACCATACCTCTTGTGCGTGTCATAGAATTGATAGCCAAGAACAGTGAGCCACAAGTGGGCTTTATCTATGAGACGATGGATCAGGCCAAAGAAACAATCAAGGAGGAACTCGATGATAAAGAATCCATATACTTGCCATTTTGGAAGGCAATTGATGACATATGGGATGGATCTTTGCACAGCCCTCTCCATGCTGCAGGATACTTTTTGAATCCAAAGTATTTTTATACTAATGATTTCTATGCAGATTCAGAAGTTTTGAATGGCCTTCTGTGCTGTATTGTGCGTTTGGCTGAAGATCCTAGGCTTCAAGGGGTAATAAATTCACAGATTGAAGAATATCGCGGAGCAAAGGGTCCTTTTGGTCTTGGACTTGCTCATCTGCAGTCTTCTCCAGGTAATATCACATGCTACTTTAGCTATTGTGATTTGTATTTGGGACCAAATTCAGGTATTTTTATCTGTAAACTTTGTTGCAGGTAGTTGGTGGTTAGATTATGGACATGGATGTCCTCAGCTCCAACATTTTGCTATACGCATTTTAAGCCAAACATGTAGTGGTGCTGCAAGATACAATTTGAAGAGGAGCTTGGCTGAGAAGTTACTCAACAAGGGGAGGAATCCGATAGAGCAAGAGAGGCTGGCTGCAATGGTGTTTGTGCACTGCAACTTGCAACTCCAAAATTTTAATCAAGGTATAGCATCTGACTTTGGAACTGCTGCCATTGACCCCATGGACGACTGGGTGGTTGACAAAGCACCACCTGTTGTGTCTCAAAACAATGAAGGGGGGAAAGAACTTACATGGAAGG
This portion of the Coffea eugenioides isolate CCC68of chromosome 11, Ceug_1.0, whole genome shotgun sequence genome encodes:
- the LOC113752162 gene encoding uncharacterized protein LOC113752162, giving the protein MEECNMCKDNLAKLSLGALLEVMGIMEWCGEMGHQGEKEVNSDDQWTSVLSFSSNIFLLEAHQINTHAHRDVNHANILNQHIGRDSGLGLYRILQLLFIVPKKVLSIGILLQVEYILHKTNILGGKWSSKLKAAFVLRSLLIGEFVRVRGLHKTKIMASDDFCFRVQDHGTALTEKKNRVRCNHCGKEISGFSRLKCHLAGFRLNVASCLQVPPNIREAFYNQITEKKRGNLSQEVGEHCSSNIPSRRDMLLLTDSAKSCDPELTRASSMGSEKRLKIGSSSGNHGTVSVALTKARLDSQSAVSTQVFSDREFQKKVGRFFYEAGIELDAVTCPSFRMMLNAHFGSEDIAYPIPSCEDLSGWILRELVEEMELYVREIKSSWSSTGCSILLDGWEDLTGRRLVNVLVACPKGTVYLRSADISGFDQEIGCMLGFLDDVLKEVDVQNVVQIITCSTSSWMKTVGQQVMEKYKTVFWTVCALHCLELTLKKMGAIDAVKATLDKAKSITRFVHSDATILKVLRDHTSAKYLVRPSKFKLTEPFLTLENLLFLQEKLQQMFLSTAWKTSRYASSVEGKRVAELLADSSFWTGVEMAVKATIPLVRVIELIAKNSEPQVGFIYETMDQAKETIKEELDDKESIYLPFWKAIDDIWDGSLHSPLHAAGYFLNPKYFYTNDFYADSEVLNGLLCCIVRLAEDPRLQGVINSQIEEYRGAKGPFGLGLAHLQSSPGSWWLDYGHGCPQLQHFAIRILSQTCSGAARYNLKRSLAEKLLNKGRNPIEQERLAAMVFVHCNLQLQNFNQGIASDFGTAAIDPMDDWVVDKAPPVVSQNNEGGKELTWKELDCGNIIGGRGEESYWGLSQADYGLHLFWTKLAASQVLCGNGKPFGYCYHVTSPH